A single window of Pontiella agarivorans DNA harbors:
- a CDS encoding GNAT family N-acetyltransferase produces the protein MKKKPMCYTSPMFRIRTYQDEDCAAVWNLHNAALLPTGGHAGNGDWDDDLHHIPAVYFDRGGTFVVGLLKDQIIAMGGLERCGPDAAEVRRMRVAPNQQRKNFGQKILRHLELTAIEWGLRRLYLETTTKQQAAQQFYIRNGYRESSRRTIAPFEVIRFEKNLNHQTG, from the coding sequence ATGAAAAAGAAACCGATGTGCTACACCTCTCCTATGTTTCGTATTCGAACGTATCAGGATGAGGACTGCGCCGCGGTATGGAATCTGCATAATGCCGCCCTTCTGCCGACAGGCGGGCATGCAGGTAACGGCGACTGGGATGATGATCTCCATCATATACCTGCCGTCTATTTTGACCGCGGCGGTACATTTGTCGTCGGCCTGTTGAAGGATCAGATTATCGCCATGGGCGGATTGGAACGATGCGGTCCAGACGCAGCAGAAGTGCGCAGGATGCGAGTTGCCCCGAATCAGCAACGTAAAAACTTCGGACAAAAGATCCTCCGCCATCTTGAACTGACCGCGATTGAATGGGGGCTGCGCCGGCTGTACCTTGAAACAACCACGAAACAGCAGGCCGCACAGCAGTTCTATATCAGGAACGGATACCGGGAAAGCAGCCGCCGGACCATCGCTCCGTTCGAAGTCATTCGTTTTGAAAAAAATTTGAATCATCAAACGGGTTAA
- a CDS encoding VC0807 family protein, which produces MAEQRKPENPLISIAVNVVIPVAILSLLSKEKYLGPVWALVVGLAFPVVYGLRTLIRDRKADFMSIIGVVSVTLTGVFGILKLPPEYIAIKEAVIPLIIGLAVVISLWTPFPLIKKILMTESLFDVERLTSALNEKGTTDEFEKRLKGLTMGFASSFFLSAVLNYGLAIVMLKSEPGTEAYTAELGKMTGMSHIVVLLPCMAVMFVVMNKLFNTLTELTGCKLDDLLAEHHREKAAEKAAPETD; this is translated from the coding sequence ATGGCCGAGCAACGAAAACCTGAGAATCCGCTGATCAGTATTGCGGTGAATGTCGTCATCCCCGTGGCGATTTTGAGTCTGTTAAGTAAAGAGAAATATCTCGGGCCCGTCTGGGCGCTGGTGGTGGGCCTGGCGTTTCCGGTTGTGTATGGCCTGCGAACCTTGATCCGTGACCGCAAAGCGGATTTCATGTCGATTATCGGTGTGGTCAGCGTGACACTGACCGGCGTGTTCGGGATCCTGAAACTTCCGCCCGAATACATTGCCATCAAAGAAGCGGTGATTCCGTTGATTATCGGCCTGGCTGTTGTGATTTCATTGTGGACCCCCTTTCCACTGATTAAAAAGATTCTCATGACCGAATCGCTGTTTGATGTGGAACGGCTCACTTCCGCGCTCAACGAAAAGGGCACAACGGATGAATTTGAAAAACGCCTGAAAGGGCTGACGATGGGGTTTGCATCCTCCTTTTTTCTTTCGGCGGTTCTGAACTACGGACTGGCCATCGTCATGCTAAAAAGTGAACCGGGCACGGAAGCCTATACGGCGGAGCTTGGAAAGATGACGGGGATGAGCCACATCGTGGTGTTGCTTCCCTGCATGGCGGTGATGTTTGTGGTCATGAATAAACTGTTTAATACGCTGACCGAGCTCACGGGATGCAAGCTCGATGACCTCCTCGCGGAACACCACCGCGAGAAAGCTGCCGAAAAAGCCGCACCGGAAACCGATTAA
- a CDS encoding NAD(P)/FAD-dependent oxidoreductase, translating into MITTFSCNSIRCIGKFPGMEHFDVIVVGGGPAGMIAAGHAAEYGRNVLLLEKNPAPGKKLELSGGGRCNITNGEFDHREFLANYAEYAKFLFSPFSRFGAHDTFEFFENLGLPLYISEDRKRAFPKTDNAADVTRALRKYMAEYDVECRFSSAVKGLLIENGKVCGVQTRDGAIRSESIILATGGTAYPETGSTGEAFQWLEKIGHTIIKATPDIVPLRVKEQWVKELSGTALDPMRITFTAKDGTALFREGKILFTHFGISGPLILNSAHEVKKLLKQGPVAGAIDLFPKREINEIDRTVLAVFDDNKNKIIRNVTRLLVPAGMAKTLNANLPVELLEKKVNVVTQEERKQLARLMKNLPLTVTATMGYDWAVVCDGGIPLEEVDTRTMASRLHPNVFITGDMLNISRPSGGFSLQLCWTTGFVAGENA; encoded by the coding sequence ATCATAACGACTTTCAGTTGTAATTCAATCCGGTGCATCGGTAAGTTCCCGGGTATGGAACATTTTGACGTCATCGTAGTGGGCGGCGGACCCGCCGGAATGATCGCCGCAGGGCATGCGGCGGAATATGGCCGGAACGTCCTGCTGCTGGAAAAAAATCCGGCCCCCGGAAAAAAGCTCGAACTCAGCGGCGGCGGACGCTGCAACATCACCAACGGAGAATTCGATCACCGCGAATTTCTCGCCAACTACGCGGAATACGCCAAATTTCTCTTTTCGCCGTTCTCCCGTTTTGGCGCACACGATACCTTTGAATTTTTCGAAAACCTCGGCCTCCCGCTCTATATTTCCGAAGACCGGAAACGCGCCTTTCCGAAAACCGATAATGCCGCCGACGTCACGCGCGCCCTGCGGAAATACATGGCGGAATATGATGTGGAATGCCGCTTCAGCTCCGCCGTAAAAGGTCTGCTGATCGAAAACGGAAAGGTCTGCGGCGTTCAGACCCGCGACGGCGCCATCCGTTCCGAAAGCATCATTCTCGCAACCGGCGGAACGGCCTATCCCGAAACCGGCTCCACCGGCGAAGCGTTCCAATGGTTGGAAAAAATCGGCCATACCATCATTAAAGCCACACCCGATATTGTGCCCCTGCGGGTGAAAGAACAATGGGTGAAAGAGCTCTCCGGCACTGCGCTCGATCCCATGCGCATCACCTTTACCGCCAAAGACGGAACGGCCCTTTTCCGCGAAGGAAAAATCCTCTTCACCCACTTCGGGATCTCGGGTCCGCTGATTCTCAACAGCGCCCACGAAGTGAAAAAACTGTTGAAACAGGGGCCCGTCGCCGGCGCCATCGACCTCTTTCCGAAACGGGAAATCAACGAGATTGATCGAACAGTTCTGGCGGTTTTTGACGACAACAAAAACAAGATCATCCGCAATGTCACCCGACTGCTGGTTCCCGCCGGAATGGCTAAAACGCTGAATGCCAATCTGCCCGTTGAACTTCTCGAAAAAAAGGTGAATGTGGTCACGCAGGAGGAACGGAAACAGTTAGCCCGGCTCATGAAAAACCTGCCGCTGACGGTAACCGCCACCATGGGCTACGACTGGGCCGTCGTCTGCGACGGCGGCATCCCGCTCGAAGAAGTCGACACCCGGACCATGGCCTCGCGCCTGCACCCCAATGTGTTCATCACCGGCGACATGCTCAACATCAGCCGCCCCTCCGGCGGTTTCTCGCTGCAGCTCTGCTGGACCACCGGATTCGTGGCAGGCGAAAATGCATAG
- a CDS encoding UbiD family decarboxylase, producing the protein MGYQSTRECIQALENAGQLLRIKEEVDPHLEMAEIQRRIYAEKGPAILFEKVKGCKFPCVSNLFGTPERARFIFKDTYDQVAAMVAAKVDPAALLKNPGKALKAGLSGLNALPKKVSPSAAPVFECRAKISDLPPVVSWPDDGGPFVTLPQVYSEHPDHPGKPMKSNLGMYRIQLSGNEFETDKEIGLHYQIHRGIGVHQKLHLDQNKPFRVAIFIGGPPAMTFSAVMPLPEGMPEVAFAGLLAGRRFRYAHYKDWTVSADADFCIIGTINGTKPEGPFGDHLGYYSLVHDFPCLEVEEVFHRKDAVWPFTVVGRPPQEDTTFGEVIHDMTGVAIPSELPGLKAVHAVDAAGVHPLLLAIGEERYTPYMKTIRPSELLTISNAVLGKGQLSLAKYLFIVNEADNPKLDIHDIPAYFTHLLERIKWERDLHFHTETSIDTLDYSGDALNHGSKVVFAASGDAFRTLETEKPDLENCAVVAPGILAAASTFDPETFARHLEGRISVDDFPLVVLCDEPEFAAKDFSNFLWVTFTRSNPARDIQGVGAEIRHKHWGCTGPLIIDARLKPHHAPPLIEDPDVTAKVDAIFADGGILSAIR; encoded by the coding sequence ATGGGTTATCAAAGTACGAGAGAATGTATCCAGGCCTTGGAAAACGCGGGGCAGCTTCTTCGCATCAAAGAAGAGGTTGATCCTCATCTTGAAATGGCGGAAATTCAGCGTCGCATCTATGCCGAAAAGGGCCCGGCCATCCTGTTTGAAAAGGTGAAGGGCTGTAAATTTCCCTGCGTCTCCAACCTGTTTGGAACCCCGGAACGCGCGCGGTTTATTTTTAAGGATACCTATGACCAGGTTGCGGCAATGGTTGCGGCGAAAGTTGATCCGGCCGCTCTGCTGAAAAACCCGGGCAAAGCGCTGAAGGCCGGATTGTCCGGGCTGAATGCGCTGCCGAAAAAGGTGTCTCCGAGTGCCGCTCCGGTTTTTGAATGCCGGGCGAAAATCAGCGATCTGCCGCCGGTGGTCAGCTGGCCGGACGACGGCGGGCCGTTTGTCACCCTGCCGCAGGTCTATTCCGAGCACCCGGACCATCCCGGAAAACCGATGAAGAGCAATCTCGGCATGTACCGGATCCAGTTGAGCGGGAATGAATTTGAAACCGACAAAGAGATCGGCCTGCACTACCAGATCCACCGCGGCATCGGGGTGCATCAGAAACTGCACCTGGATCAGAATAAACCGTTTCGTGTGGCGATCTTCATCGGCGGTCCGCCGGCGATGACCTTTTCGGCCGTGATGCCGCTGCCCGAAGGTATGCCCGAAGTGGCATTTGCCGGACTGCTGGCCGGGCGCCGTTTCCGCTATGCGCATTACAAAGACTGGACGGTTTCGGCCGATGCTGATTTCTGCATTATCGGCACCATCAACGGAACGAAACCCGAAGGGCCGTTTGGCGATCATTTGGGCTATTACAGCCTGGTGCACGATTTCCCCTGTCTGGAAGTCGAAGAGGTGTTTCATCGGAAGGATGCCGTCTGGCCGTTTACGGTGGTCGGTCGTCCGCCACAGGAGGACACGACGTTCGGGGAAGTGATTCATGATATGACCGGCGTGGCCATTCCTTCCGAACTGCCGGGACTTAAGGCGGTTCATGCCGTCGATGCCGCCGGCGTACACCCGCTGTTGCTGGCCATCGGAGAAGAGCGGTATACGCCCTACATGAAAACCATTCGTCCTTCCGAACTGCTGACGATTTCAAACGCGGTGCTGGGCAAAGGCCAGCTGTCGCTCGCCAAATATCTGTTTATTGTGAATGAAGCGGATAATCCGAAACTCGATATTCATGATATTCCGGCTTATTTCACCCATTTGCTCGAACGGATTAAATGGGAGCGGGATCTGCATTTCCATACGGAAACCAGTATCGATACCCTCGATTATTCCGGCGATGCCCTCAACCATGGTTCCAAGGTGGTTTTTGCCGCCAGCGGCGATGCGTTCCGAACATTGGAAACGGAAAAACCGGATCTTGAAAACTGTGCGGTCGTTGCTCCCGGCATTCTGGCAGCCGCTTCAACGTTCGATCCGGAGACCTTCGCCAGGCATCTGGAAGGCCGTATTTCGGTTGATGATTTCCCGCTGGTGGTACTCTGCGATGAACCGGAATTTGCGGCGAAGGATTTCAGCAATTTCCTGTGGGTTACCTTTACGCGGTCGAATCCGGCCCGCGATATTCAGGGGGTCGGAGCAGAAATCCGGCACAAGCATTGGGGCTGTACCGGTCCGCTGATTATTGATGCGCGGCTGAAACCGCATCATGCCCCTCCGTTGATTGAAGATCCCGACGTTACCGCAAAGGTGGACGCAATCTTTGCTGACGGCGGCATTCTTTCCGCCATTCGATAG
- a CDS encoding TolC family protein: MGLQHNRGLQVQQFNPVIAGAFEQLERGVYDPEFFASFSDTEENVVETSTATVSQFQNEGSDTEGAVGIRQQLPTGTEVEASVSSERSISTRSPEQQTARLGLTVTQQLLRGFGPSVNLASIRQAELETEASRYELRGYTEAVIADIEMAYWRYVAAREAIRVVKSSLEIAQSQLEEVESRIEVGDLPENEAAAARAEVALSKQNLIDAQSAMEKQRYTLLRLVQPNLSVTEMQALEAVSSPDVDVSREPDAEESILLALQSRSEIKEAELQLQRGELETVVTRNGRLPKLELFINLGKTGYADTFDDSFKNLDGPGYDVTVGLEFSQALGNRQARARDIIARTELEQGKEALANLRDLVRFDVLLALNELKRARLQVSASTETRGYREQTLQAERDRFEVGTATALDVALTQRDLLQSRLAEIEARVAFMIARIRLFQAEGTLIERRGLSIDSVDREIIDW, translated from the coding sequence ATGGGATTGCAGCATAACCGCGGTCTGCAGGTACAACAATTTAACCCGGTCATTGCCGGGGCGTTTGAACAGCTGGAGCGCGGCGTCTACGATCCTGAATTTTTTGCATCTTTTTCGGATACAGAAGAAAATGTGGTGGAAACGTCTACGGCAACGGTTTCGCAGTTTCAGAATGAAGGCTCGGATACGGAAGGGGCTGTCGGTATCCGCCAGCAGCTTCCGACGGGGACCGAAGTGGAAGCGTCGGTCAGCTCGGAGCGGTCCATTTCAACCCGTTCGCCGGAACAGCAGACGGCGCGTCTGGGCTTAACGGTAACGCAGCAGCTTTTGCGTGGCTTCGGGCCGTCCGTGAATCTGGCCTCTATTCGGCAGGCGGAGCTGGAGACCGAGGCCAGCCGGTATGAATTGCGGGGATACACGGAAGCGGTAATCGCTGATATTGAAATGGCCTATTGGCGCTATGTGGCGGCCCGGGAGGCGATTCGGGTGGTGAAGTCGTCACTGGAAATTGCGCAGAGCCAGCTGGAGGAGGTTGAGTCTCGTATCGAAGTCGGGGACCTTCCGGAAAATGAAGCGGCTGCGGCACGCGCTGAAGTGGCGCTGAGCAAGCAGAATCTTATTGATGCGCAAAGTGCCATGGAAAAACAGCGCTATACCCTGCTGCGTTTGGTGCAGCCGAACCTGTCGGTGACCGAAATGCAGGCGCTGGAGGCCGTCAGCTCGCCGGATGTTGATGTATCCAGGGAGCCCGATGCAGAAGAGTCAATTCTGTTGGCCCTGCAGTCCCGGTCGGAAATCAAGGAGGCCGAACTGCAGCTGCAGCGCGGCGAACTGGAAACGGTGGTTACGCGCAACGGCCGGCTTCCGAAGCTGGAACTGTTTATTAATCTGGGAAAAACCGGTTATGCGGATACGTTCGACGACAGTTTTAAAAACCTCGATGGACCGGGCTATGACGTAACCGTCGGGCTGGAGTTCAGTCAGGCTCTCGGAAATCGCCAGGCGCGGGCGCGGGATATTATTGCACGTACAGAGTTGGAGCAGGGGAAAGAGGCGCTGGCCAATCTGCGCGATCTGGTGCGGTTCGATGTACTGCTGGCCCTGAACGAGCTGAAGCGGGCCCGCCTCCAGGTCTCCGCGTCGACAGAAACCCGCGGCTATCGGGAGCAGACGCTGCAGGCGGAACGCGACCGCTTTGAAGTAGGCACTGCCACGGCGCTGGATGTGGCTTTAACGCAGCGCGATCTGTTGCAAAGCCGTCTTGCTGAAATTGAGGCGCGGGTGGCGTTTATGATTGCGCGAATCCGCCTTTTTCAGGCTGAAGGAACCCTGATTGAACGGCGGGGTCTTTCCATTGATTCTGTCGATAGGGAAATTATCGATTGGTAA
- a CDS encoding efflux RND transporter permease subunit, whose product MNLPQFSVRRPVFTTMVALILIVLGAVSLSRLQIDLLPSIELPTASVRTEYEGASPEVMERLITQIMEEIVATVPGVEEIRSTSEEGRSSVNVTFVWGTDLDAAAIDLRATIEDEISELPDDITRPRINKFSVDTFPVVLIGISSPLDPVELTQLIEDRIRHRFTQISGVAQVDFWGGFPREIRVEIDPDKINALGLSLNHVLDTLRDANLDLPAGQIEEGRYEVTLRAPAQFSSVQEIRDTVLEMRGGAAVTIGDVAEVVDTYEKLTRIIRVNNERGVRIAIRKQSGANTVEVSRQILEEIDALNDEFPQISIVPVINQGNFIERSIQNVARSVLYGGGLAILILLFFLRNIRSTLVISLSIPISIIATFSLIYFAGFTINLMTLGGLALGVGMMVDSSIVVLENIFRIRDEDGEPPAEASSVGAWEVAPAITASTITTLVIFLPVIFVKGVSGLLFRELAYVIAFSLVCSLLLSLSLVPMLSSRLLKAKGRDRAGPRWVERLKRDSEKRFDQLNSGYLGILDAALRHKALVVIGAVVLLGLSLFTVPMIGTEFLPPSDEGEVRVTGEMEVGTRLDLLDRQTRLMESIVYAAVPEAVSTVASVRDNEGEIRMSLVKASERSRSNVEIAADLRERLEGRIPGMKIRTRAPQGQFLLERIIGGDEGVTVEIRGFELDVLKALSDKVTAAIEDIEGITDVDQSFDDGTPQEEFVLDRRKIADLGFTPRDVTEVIETAIAGSRAGNYHSKGNSYRILVQLKDAEKRSLDEVLNLTLRTADGETVALRNLVTTVSSRAPLEITRKDQQRQVTVSANVTDRDLGSVATEIKEKLNQIPRPDSYELLVAGNFEEQQKAMRELTVALLLSLLLVYMVLACQYESLLDPLVVMLSTPMAAIGVLLVLWLTDTTLNLQSAIGCIMLGGIVVNNAILLVDQAGRLHEEGRSLNEAVAEAGRRRFRPILMTTLTTILGLLPLALGIGEGSDAQAPLARAVVGGLAGSTLITLVLIPVVYTLVHGFMKKKVKA is encoded by the coding sequence ATGAATCTGCCGCAATTCAGTGTGCGCCGTCCCGTCTTTACGACGATGGTTGCTCTGATCCTGATCGTGCTCGGCGCGGTTTCGCTAAGCCGCCTGCAGATCGACCTGCTGCCGAGCATTGAGCTGCCGACGGCTTCGGTGCGCACGGAATATGAAGGGGCCAGTCCGGAGGTGATGGAGCGGCTCATCACTCAGATTATGGAAGAGATCGTTGCCACCGTTCCCGGGGTGGAGGAAATCCGTTCAACCTCAGAAGAAGGGCGCAGTTCGGTGAATGTCACCTTTGTCTGGGGCACCGATCTGGATGCCGCCGCCATCGATTTACGTGCAACGATTGAGGATGAAATCAGTGAACTGCCCGATGACATAACCCGGCCGCGCATCAACAAATTCAGCGTTGATACTTTTCCGGTGGTGCTCATCGGGATCTCCAGTCCGCTGGATCCGGTGGAGTTGACACAGCTGATTGAAGACCGTATCCGGCACCGGTTTACTCAGATTTCGGGCGTGGCACAGGTGGATTTCTGGGGAGGCTTCCCGCGCGAAATCCGCGTGGAGATTGATCCGGATAAAATCAATGCGCTGGGCCTTTCGCTGAACCATGTGCTCGATACACTGCGCGATGCCAACCTTGATCTGCCCGCGGGACAGATTGAAGAGGGGCGTTATGAGGTGACGCTGCGCGCACCGGCGCAGTTCAGCAGTGTGCAGGAGATTCGCGATACTGTGTTGGAAATGCGCGGCGGCGCGGCGGTGACCATCGGCGATGTAGCGGAAGTGGTCGACACCTATGAAAAGCTGACACGCATTATCCGGGTGAATAACGAGCGCGGCGTTCGTATTGCCATTCGTAAACAGTCGGGGGCGAATACGGTAGAGGTTTCGCGGCAGATTCTGGAGGAGATCGATGCGCTGAATGACGAGTTCCCGCAGATCAGCATTGTGCCGGTAATCAATCAGGGGAATTTCATTGAGCGTTCCATTCAGAATGTGGCGCGGTCGGTCCTCTACGGCGGCGGGCTGGCGATTTTGATTCTGCTGTTTTTCCTGCGTAACATCCGCAGTACGCTGGTGATTTCGCTGTCGATTCCGATTTCAATCATTGCCACGTTTTCACTGATCTATTTCGCCGGTTTCACCATCAATCTCATGACGCTCGGCGGTTTGGCGCTGGGTGTCGGCATGATGGTGGACAGTTCGATTGTGGTGCTCGAAAACATTTTCCGCATTCGCGATGAAGACGGAGAGCCGCCGGCCGAAGCGTCATCGGTCGGTGCCTGGGAAGTGGCCCCGGCCATTACCGCCAGTACGATTACCACGTTGGTGATCTTTCTTCCGGTTATTTTTGTAAAAGGGGTTTCGGGCCTGCTGTTCCGCGAGCTGGCCTATGTGATTGCATTCTCCCTGGTCTGCTCGCTGCTGCTTTCGCTGAGTCTGGTGCCGATGCTCTCTTCGCGGCTGTTAAAAGCAAAAGGCCGCGATCGCGCCGGGCCTCGCTGGGTGGAACGGCTGAAGCGGGATTCCGAAAAACGATTCGATCAACTGAATTCGGGATATCTTGGAATTCTGGATGCGGCCTTGCGGCATAAGGCTTTAGTCGTGATCGGAGCGGTGGTGCTGCTCGGTCTCAGCCTGTTCACGGTTCCAATGATCGGAACTGAATTTCTGCCGCCGAGCGACGAGGGCGAGGTGCGCGTGACCGGCGAAATGGAAGTCGGAACGCGGCTGGACCTGCTGGATCGGCAGACACGGCTGATGGAATCGATTGTTTATGCCGCCGTACCGGAAGCGGTCTCCACGGTGGCCTCTGTCCGCGATAATGAAGGGGAGATTCGGATGTCGCTGGTGAAGGCGTCGGAGCGATCCCGCTCGAATGTGGAAATTGCAGCCGATTTGCGTGAACGGCTGGAGGGCCGGATTCCCGGGATGAAAATCCGGACCCGTGCCCCGCAGGGGCAGTTTCTGCTGGAGCGCATCATCGGCGGTGATGAGGGCGTGACGGTTGAGATACGCGGCTTTGAGCTGGATGTGCTCAAAGCGCTGTCCGATAAGGTTACGGCGGCTATTGAGGATATTGAGGGTATAACCGATGTGGATCAGAGTTTTGATGACGGTACGCCGCAGGAAGAGTTTGTTTTGGACCGGCGTAAGATTGCTGATCTCGGCTTCACGCCGCGCGATGTGACCGAGGTGATTGAAACGGCGATTGCGGGGTCGCGGGCGGGGAATTATCACAGTAAGGGCAATTCCTATCGTATTCTGGTGCAGTTGAAGGATGCGGAAAAACGATCGCTTGATGAAGTGCTGAATCTCACGCTGCGTACCGCCGACGGTGAGACGGTGGCGCTGCGTAATCTGGTCACCACGGTCAGCAGCCGGGCGCCGCTGGAGATTACCCGTAAGGATCAGCAGCGGCAGGTGACGGTCAGCGCAAATGTGACTGACCGGGATCTGGGCTCGGTTGCGACTGAAATAAAAGAAAAGCTGAATCAGATTCCCCGGCCTGACAGCTATGAGCTGCTGGTCGCCGGAAATTTTGAAGAGCAGCAGAAGGCCATGCGTGAACTGACGGTGGCGTTGCTGCTGTCGCTGCTGCTGGTGTACATGGTACTGGCGTGTCAGTATGAAAGTCTGCTCGATCCGCTGGTGGTGATGCTGTCGACCCCGATGGCGGCGATCGGCGTGCTGTTAGTTTTATGGCTTACCGATACCACGCTGAATCTGCAGTCGGCCATCGGCTGCATTATGCTCGGCGGCATTGTGGTGAATAATGCGATTCTGCTGGTGGATCAGGCCGGGCGGCTGCATGAAGAAGGCCGTTCGCTCAACGAAGCGGTGGCCGAAGCCGGGCGGCGGCGTTTCAGGCCGATTCTGATGACGACGCTGACGACCATTCTCGGCCTTTTGCCGTTGGCTCTGGGTATCGGCGAGGGCTCCGATGCCCAGGCCCCGCTGGCCCGGGCGGTGGTTGGCGGGCTTGCAGGATCGACGCTGATTACGCTGGTGCTGATTCCGGTGGTCTACACTCTGGTTCACGGATTTATGAAGAAGAAGGTAAAGGCATGA